Below is a window of Epinephelus fuscoguttatus linkage group LG12, E.fuscoguttatus.final_Chr_v1 DNA.
aaggagttcccagaggtgtttagcacttgttggcccctttgccttcactctgcggtccagctcaccccaaaccatctcgactgggttcaggtccggtgactgtggaggccaggtcatctgccgcagcactccatcactctccttcttggtcaaatagcccttacacagcctggaggtgtgtttggggtcattgtcctgttgaaaaataaatgatcgtccaacgaaacgcaaaccggatgggatggcatgtcgctgcaggatgctgtggtagccatgctggttcagtgtgccttcaattttgaataaatccccaacagtgtcaccagcaaaacaccccacaccatcacacctcctcctccatgcttcacagtgggacccaggcatgtggaatccatccgtcaaccttttctgcgtctcacaaagacacggcggttggaaccaaagatctcaaatttggactcatcagaccaaagcacagatttccactggtctaatgtccattccttgtgtttcttggcccaaacaaatcccttctgcttgttgcctctccttagcagtggtttcctagcagctatttgaccatgaaggcctgattcgcgcagtctcctcttaacagttgttctagagatgggtctgctgctagaactctgtgtggcattcatctggtctctgatctgagctgctgttaacttgcgatttctgaggctggtgactcggatgaacttatcctcagaagcagaggtgactcttggtcttcctttcctgggtcggtcctcatgtgtgccagtttcgttgtagcgcttgatggtttttgcgactccacttggggacacatttaaagtttttgcaattttccggactgactgaccttcatttcttaaagtaatgatggccactcgtttttctttagttagctgattggttcttgccataatatgaattttaacagttgtccaatagggctgtcggctgtgtattaacctgacttctgcacaacacaactgatggtcccaaccccattgacaaagcaagaaattccactaattaaccctgataaggcacacctgtgcagtggaaaccatttcaggtgactacctcttgaagctcatggagagaatgccaagagtgtgcaaagcagtaatcagagcaaagggtggctattttgaagaaactagaatataaaacatgttttcagttatttcaccttttttgttaagtacataactccacatgtgttcattcatagttttgatgccttcagtgagaatctacaatgtaaatagtcatgaaaataaagaaaacgcattgaatgagaaggtgtgtccaaacttttggcctgtactgtacattgtgGCCCACTGTCTCTGACCTCATTAGGGGGGTTAATGAAAGCAAGGAGGCTGAGCTCCGGTGCTCAGATGCTCACTCTCTATAGGCCCTGTGACTCTGCTGGGACCCGACGTAACTGGCAGCCAGGCCCAGAAACCTACTTCTGCCATAGGCTCAATGACTGACACAGCTCAGCTGACGGcagcagcccacacacacaaaaccatgtatgcacacacacatgcaccagtgcacacaaagacacacacatactctaCTTAACCCTTAAAGTAACCTTACCCTGGTACGCACTCAGGTAATTACCTTTAGCGCATTCTTGATATCCAATAGGTATATTCAAGTGTCATTAACATATAGTTGTCTCTCTATTCATCCCTCCTGCCTCTTGTACATGTGTTATTGTTAGGATTTTTTCATTCAGATGAATATCTAGACACAGTTTATGTAACTGAGGTGGTATCAGGGTTTGTGTTCTCTTATACTAAGCCTGATTCTTTCACTTGAATGCTCAAGTTAACATGGATTACCCACATTTCATAGGGGGTTTATATTTGCTACAAGCTTATGTAGTGTTTGTAGAGACCTTTCACCTTTTCAGAAACAGCAGGCTGTTGAGGTCTTGTCAGGATTTCCTCTCATGCATGAAACACACATGGGCAGTACTTACTAACTGCTTTCAAATCTGATCTTCATCATTAATTCCCATCTTTCTTTCGAGTCCCTCATTCTccacttttctgttttcataATAACATAATCGCAAACTCTCCCACACGCATTAACCCACGCAcgcataaacaaaaaaacagagaagcagTTGGATGTGCACTCAGCCCATCCCAGCCAATTTGGCAGTGAGCATGTTACCATGCCTACAGGCCCAATCAATACCATGTCTAAAAATAGCAAAACCATAATAGTCTTACTTCCAATCGCAGAGAGGTGAACTGGCCGAGAGCAGCATTTATTGTGTAATCTCCAAGATAATCGTAACCAATGGCGACCACAGAGTTAGTGGGCATTGTGCAAAAGCGTGAGTTTAATCCCCAACAGGAGGTTTCTCAAGGAAAAACCTGATCCTGGGATTTTATTGGCTGGTGCTGGGGATCTGACAGCAGGTCAGGTCAGGAAATCTGGAATGACTTCCTAATGGGTTAACAGTGGATGATTAAATAGACTGCATGGCTTCTGAGGCAGGACGACATGCCGGTGCCAGCACATGCAGATTAATGTTTAGGAGTGGGATAAATGCTAACACAGAGTACTAAGATGGCAATTAAGAATGGAAAGCTCATGGGGCAAAGAGCATATTCATGAGGATGAGTCACAAATTGGCCATTTAGGAGATGATTACCACTGTGCGACACAAAATGGCAGGACGCCCTCGACGTCAAACGCAATCTGTTTCAAAATAATGGCGTCGTTCTGATGCTGCTGCCAAGGGAGAAGTGGTTCTGTGTCGCTACATTCAATAACTTGGAGCTACAATGTGACCTagtgagaggcagagagagtggagcagacagacagaccgatAGAAGAATGATGATGGGGGATGGCATGAGAGATGAAGAGGTGACATGAAGGCAAACAGGAAGAGACGAGAGAGCTACAGCATGTCACAAATATAACCTGAAACCCTGACATGCTGGCAGAGACGCCGCCTTCCTCTCCGTGTCTTCCCCTCTttgacaaatacacacaaacatggacatGTGCCAGCACAGAGAGTGTGTTTGACCTCATTCAACTGCAGCGCAGGCCAAGTTCAAAGCCATTTCCACATCCATTTTAGTGCTGTAGTGGAGAATATGGATTTGTGCATACGTATGTGCGTGTACAGTAGTGTGTTGTTCTTTTTATAGCGTCTCCCTCCACAGCTGAGAGAGGGAGCAGAATAGGTGGGTGGACCTTCAAGGGGCCATGACTCTGATTTATCTCTATGTTCGGAGGCAAAGCTCTGGCACACATCACCGTAGCGTGGGTGAGAACCCAGACTCCATTCATAGATTTCTTTCATCTCTACCTTCTCTCAACCCCTTTTCGATCTCTGTGTCAGTGGTTTTCGCCACAGCTCGGGCTGTGAACAGGGACACAAACATGTCTTCATTCATAAATGCCTCATGAAGCACGGTCATGAAATATTTAGCCATTTTGATTCTCCTATCAGCCTGTTGATCTCTACTTCCCCTCTTCAAGCGACACCACCACCCTCGTGAAAGAAGAATGGCTGTTAGTCACATGTAACCATATCCAAAACAGCGATCCAAAAACCCTCTCTTATCTCAGTGTCGGCCTGTTTCCCTCAATGGAACCACTCATCATGTGTGACACTTGCAACAAAACATCAGCTCCCACTGACTGTATCACCAGAGACCTCATTCAGACAGGAAGCTTTAGAGACACTTAGAAACATTGCTACCTTGAAGGTGAACAATCAGCAATACCAGCCAGAGACATGATACAACAAAAAGTATTAGCGTTACCCTCCACAACTCTAACAATGCTTTGACCAAAGATTTCTCACCAGTTTGCCCTCCAGCGTGTAGATCTTCTTCACCACCCCCGAGTCGAGCTTGATGGCATCGGTGATGTCGGTCAGGACTTGTTCGTAGGAATGGGCCGTCTTCTTGTTCAGCAGGATCCTCACAGCTTTGCGGGGCTTCACTCCACTCCGCACCACCGTCACAAGCTTCGGACGTATGAAGTCCTTGGTTTCGCGGCTCTCGGGGGCACTGGCCTTGGCGCTGCCCAGGGAGGGAGGCCCACGAGAGGACGCAGCTGAGGCCTTGACATTCACCGACCAGTTGGGGTTCACGTTTTTTGTGTAATCCAACTTTTTGTAAGCTTCGATGGAGCTGCATACGTAGCTGTCACCTGTTGGGGAGAAAGCAAAGTGAGATTAGGCCTACTTACAGAAACATGGAAAGAAATGTGATGAGCTTCAAAAATCTTTATCGAGACAGCAAAAATGGTGAAGAATATGACTGAGTACAGAAGAAAGGTTAAGACAGGAAGGACTCAGATACAGTAGCATAGCACTTTGCCCTATGCAACATCTCTATCAGCCTATATTAGCAGCAGGCAGCACAATACATCAATACAGAGattaaatcataaaaatatacagctttCCTCCATACTTATCATAGGCtacatataggcctatattgTGATACCCTATATGAACCAAAGACAACATCCAGTAGCTCTTCCCATGCGTCTTCTTAGATAGTAAAACAGATCAAGAGAGAGCTAATCTGAGCCGAAACATATGTCTGTATCACCATATGGCCATGAAATGAGCAATATAATCCTCATAATAATAATCTGCAGTGTGCTTAGCCAGTTTTATGAAGCTGTGCCCATAAAATATTATCTCAATTTAAACCTGGCTGTAAATAATGGTTCACTTCACATTTTAAATAGGTTTGTTACTTTATGCAACAAAGAGAAGAGCAGGTAAAGATCACAGCACATGGCAGCTGACAGGTCAGGCAGTGTTTGCTCTTTAAGGGACAGGAAGAGACGTACAGGCAGGCATTATTAAGGATGCTGATAAGGTTATGAGTCCAGGACTATCTGTGTGTGGGGATTTTTTATGACTGCTTTATTGTTGGTTCTGCAGATTCATATGTACTTTGATAGTATACTTGAGTTTGAGTATGACAATGAATATAtttctttggtttattttaGTAAAGAAGCAGTCCCAACAATTTTTTAgggggtttgtttgtttggttttttttctttttgtttgtttgtttgtttttattgtctgttttatgGTTGGTTTTGCAGATTAATATATACTTTGATTGCACACCTAAGTTTGATTGGGATAATGTATATATTTCTTCAGTTTATTTTAGTAAAGAAGGACTCTCaatgattttatgatttttttaggttgtttgtttgtttgtcttttgccTGTTTTATAGTTGGTTCTGCagattaatatatatatatattgattgTGCGCTTAAGTTTAATTATGATAATGAATATAtttctttggtttattttaGTAAAAAAAAGCAGTCACAACAATTTCTtaggttgtttgtttgtttgtttgtgtgtttgtttgtttgtttttgcctgtTTCATTGTTGGTTCTGCAGATTAATGTCTACTTTGATTGTATACTCAAGTTTGattacaataataaatatatttctttCGTTTATTTTAGTAAAGAAGCAATCCTAATAATTTTTTaggttgtttctttgtttgtttgtttgtgtgtttgtttgtttttgcctgtTTCATTGTTGGTTCTGCAGATAAATATATACTTTGATTGTATACTCAAGTTTGATTATGATAATGACTATATCTCTACTGGGTATTTTAGTAAAGAAGCACCCCCAACTATTTTAGGTTACTCTCTTGGGGGAAGGGGGGGCAGGGTCCCCAAATAGTCAGCACCGGCCCTGGTCCAGGTGCATGAGAGGACACAAACCTGCAAATGTCTTCCCCCAGGCTGTAATGCTGTGTAGGCTACCCATACCCACCTTCTACCAGCTGATCGATGGTGGTTATCTTCTTGCTGCCATCCAGGGTGTAGATGGTCCGGACGCCCTGCGGCAGGTTGACGTTGTCGGACAGGGAGCGGGTCAGGTCCGCCAGCAGGGCATCAAAGGTCCGGAACCTGTCTGTGGAGATGGCGTACACTATCCCGTTGAAGTACCGGTCTCCGTTGCGGTAGAAGCGGACCTTCTTGGCTCTCTTCTCCGCGGTCAGAGTCTTCAGGGTCCGGGTCCGGTACAGGCTGCAGTGGGCG
It encodes the following:
- the dclk1a gene encoding serine/threonine-protein kinase DCLK1a isoform X3: MEMEHFDERDKGQRNSRSSARMNGVPSPTHSAHCSLYRTRTLKTLTAEKRAKKVRFYRNGDRYFNGIVYAISTDRFRTFDALLADLTRSLSDNVNLPQGVRTIYTLDGSKKITTIDQLVEGDSYVCSSIEAYKKLDYTKNVNPNWSVNVKASAASSRGPPSLGSAKASAPESRETKDFIRPKLVTVVRSGVKPRKAVRILLNKKTAHSYEQVLTDITDAIKLDSGVVKKIYTLEGKLVSCLQDFFGDEDVFVACGPEKFRYQDDLMLDESECRMMKSVTYGKMSGSLSRGSPRTAIQSRRSKSPASVNGTPASQLSTPHSGKSPSPSPTSPGSLNRRREKDKTVTEHRPTTS